The following coding sequences lie in one Listeria ivanovii subsp. londoniensis genomic window:
- a CDS encoding MarR family winged helix-turn-helix transcriptional regulator, protein MKLEPCTEQSELLYRMHLLSKEISHVFEQQTNRSFTKVEILFHIRQTPGQSQNKLKESLYIDSASITRHLKRMEEQGLITREKNDENKRYTYLFLTATGEAELASLLAEKENFQNEALAGFSEEEVAFWLKSITKMMNNIEKMEEK, encoded by the coding sequence ATGAAGCTGGAACCATGTACAGAACAATCTGAACTACTTTACCGAATGCATTTGCTATCAAAAGAAATTAGTCATGTTTTTGAACAGCAAACGAATCGAAGTTTTACTAAAGTAGAGATTTTATTTCATATCAGGCAAACACCCGGCCAGAGTCAAAACAAACTAAAAGAAAGCTTGTATATTGATTCGGCAAGTATTACAAGGCATTTAAAGCGTATGGAAGAGCAAGGACTGATTACTCGTGAAAAGAATGATGAAAACAAACGCTACACATACTTGTTTTTAACCGCAACTGGTGAAGCGGAATTAGCTTCTTTACTTGCAGAAAAAGAGAATTTTCAAAATGAAGCACTAGCAGGTTTTTCAGAAGAAGAAGTTGCCTTTTGGTTAAAATCAATCACAAAAATGATGAATAATATCGAGAAAATGGAGGAGAAATAA
- a CDS encoding glycerophosphoryl diester phosphodiesterase membrane domain-containing protein: protein MNDIKNSLKVIYQYRMDYLKVTLLLTTVQSFVIPPFIYYFFFFILRIAGVPGITDSNLGDIFSSPIAVIMLIVLVLLILLFVYYELGFFILMAIYQLRGKDYTILKILQRLNSKAKYFISFQAIYFLVYFFLLLPIAGLSLPLTITEDLYLPHFITDELMKSTGGMWLYFIAISIIFYISARLVFALPYFIEDKSLKINTAIKKSWQFPQKRLFTMLLKWVLIIVITGFVISIIASIIMFPLFLVEKFSAEVTVFVAGLTLTILQIIGFFFAGIFQGIIAQLLVKNAFIIETKTELWQANRSQFFPKKQIIISGIVVFIFVSGFNVYAVNSTLYEPNTKIIAHRGDTMNAVENTVEAIESAANAGADYSEIDIQETKDKKFIVFHDLTLRRLAGSSKRVADMTLKELQQIEVHSGTYSSKIATLEEIIATAKKNKIDLLIEVKLHGAESGDMVNNLIALLKKEQVTDKYLVQSLNQPIMEKIEKTDPTLKTGIILALNIGNLPKTSADFIVLEDFSINKRLLTQAKRNEKMVFVWTVNKEKLMQMYLRKNIDGIITNYPAKAIQLRTTFNENDSFMNRVKNRLTF from the coding sequence GTGAATGATATAAAAAATAGTTTGAAAGTTATATATCAATATCGGATGGACTATCTTAAAGTCACTTTATTACTGACGACAGTTCAATCCTTTGTTATTCCGCCATTTATTTATTATTTCTTTTTCTTTATTCTTCGGATTGCTGGGGTACCAGGTATTACAGACTCGAACTTAGGCGATATATTTTCAAGCCCAATCGCTGTTATCATGCTAATTGTATTAGTATTGCTTATTTTGTTGTTTGTTTACTATGAATTAGGATTTTTCATTTTAATGGCTATTTACCAACTTAGGGGAAAAGACTATACCATTTTAAAAATTCTCCAAAGACTTAACTCAAAAGCAAAATATTTCATTAGTTTTCAAGCAATTTATTTTCTTGTTTATTTCTTTTTGCTGCTACCAATTGCAGGGTTATCTTTACCACTAACTATCACGGAAGATTTGTATTTACCACATTTTATTACGGATGAATTGATGAAGAGTACTGGAGGGATGTGGCTATATTTTATTGCTATTAGTATTATTTTTTACATTAGCGCTAGACTTGTTTTCGCGCTGCCATATTTTATTGAAGATAAGTCACTTAAAATTAATACAGCAATAAAGAAAAGTTGGCAATTTCCACAGAAACGTTTATTTACGATGTTGTTAAAATGGGTATTAATCATTGTTATTACTGGATTTGTTATTTCCATTATTGCCTCCATAATTATGTTTCCTTTATTTTTAGTAGAGAAATTTTCAGCAGAGGTAACGGTATTTGTAGCTGGATTAACCTTAACGATACTTCAAATAATCGGTTTTTTCTTTGCTGGGATTTTTCAAGGTATTATTGCCCAACTATTAGTCAAAAATGCGTTTATCATTGAGACAAAAACTGAATTGTGGCAAGCGAACCGTAGCCAATTCTTCCCTAAAAAACAGATTATTATCAGTGGAATAGTAGTGTTCATCTTCGTCAGTGGTTTTAATGTGTATGCTGTAAATTCGACTTTATATGAGCCAAACACTAAAATCATTGCTCATCGCGGAGATACGATGAATGCAGTGGAAAATACAGTAGAAGCAATTGAATCAGCAGCTAATGCTGGGGCGGATTATAGTGAGATAGATATTCAAGAAACGAAAGACAAGAAATTCATTGTTTTCCATGATTTAACACTTCGTAGATTAGCAGGAAGTTCGAAGAGAGTAGCAGATATGACACTAAAAGAACTACAACAAATCGAAGTACATAGTGGTACTTATTCTTCTAAGATTGCTACATTGGAAGAGATTATTGCAACTGCGAAAAAGAATAAAATTGACTTGCTTATTGAAGTTAAATTACACGGCGCAGAATCTGGGGACATGGTTAATAATTTAATCGCGCTACTAAAAAAAGAACAAGTAACAGATAAATATTTAGTTCAATCACTTAATCAGCCAATTATGGAGAAAATTGAAAAGACAGATCCAACTTTAAAAACTGGTATTATTTTAGCGTTAAATATTGGTAATTTACCAAAAACATCAGCTGATTTTATTGTCTTAGAAGATTTTTCAATCAACAAACGATTACTTACACAAGCAAAACGAAATGAAAAAATGGTGTTCGTTTGGACAGTTAATAAAGAAAAATTAATGCAAATGTATTTAAGGAAAAATATTGACGGCATCATCACAAATTATCCTGCCAAAGCAATCCAACTTAGAACTACTTTCAATGAAAATGATTCGTTTATGAATCGGGTGAAAAATCGCTTAACGTTTTAA
- a CDS encoding rhodanese-like domain-containing protein: protein MYQSITANDLEQELKVNPRNILDVRDAADYAGGHIPNAINIPINQLQEELKKLDSKQAYTIICYAGGRSERASQFLATEGFEVTNVMGGMGAWRGEVSK from the coding sequence ATGTATCAATCTATTACAGCAAACGACTTGGAACAAGAATTGAAGGTCAATCCAAGAAATATATTAGATGTAAGAGACGCTGCTGATTATGCGGGAGGGCATATTCCAAATGCTATCAATATCCCGATAAACCAATTACAAGAGGAACTAAAAAAACTAGACAGCAAACAAGCTTATACAATCATTTGCTATGCAGGTGGACGGTCAGAACGTGCTAGTCAGTTTTTAGCCACTGAAGGTTTTGAGGTAACAAATGTAATGGGGGGCATGGGAGCATGGCGCGGAGAAGTTAGTAAATAA
- a CDS encoding sulfite exporter TauE/SafE family protein, whose translation MDIITYFLIALSTSVIGSFLGIGGGVILLPILLLMGVSQGTAAFSSALTVFTMAIFTCSIYYKRKQGDVGLALKIAITSIPTTFLGAMVNQMLPETVYRFLYGVLIVVLLLLMVWKKKRHSEQPHFLSKYRIMPFVFGIIIGFLAGLFGIGGGPIVIPILLLIFMLNQKTASATSSYVTLLTSFASIGSYAIIGGSDFSIGIYMIPGAILGALIGTRLNKLLDEKWIAILFNILLVALFALNLIKI comes from the coding sequence ATGGACATAATAACATATTTTCTAATAGCGCTTAGTACAAGTGTTATCGGAAGCTTTTTAGGAATTGGTGGCGGTGTCATCCTTTTGCCAATCTTATTATTGATGGGTGTTTCTCAGGGGACAGCTGCTTTTAGTTCTGCATTGACGGTGTTTACGATGGCGATTTTCACCTGCAGCATCTACTATAAACGAAAACAAGGGGATGTTGGACTAGCATTAAAAATAGCGATTACAAGTATCCCGACCACTTTTTTAGGAGCCATGGTCAATCAAATGCTACCTGAAACAGTTTATCGCTTTTTATATGGAGTTTTAATCGTCGTACTGCTGCTACTAATGGTGTGGAAAAAGAAACGCCATAGTGAACAACCACATTTTTTAAGTAAATACCGGATTATGCCATTTGTATTTGGGATTATAATTGGATTTTTAGCAGGGTTGTTCGGTATTGGTGGGGGACCGATTGTCATACCAATACTACTATTAATATTTATGTTAAATCAAAAAACAGCATCGGCCACATCTAGCTATGTAACACTACTAACTTCATTTGCGAGTATTGGTTCTTATGCGATTATTGGTGGAAGTGATTTTTCAATTGGAATTTATATGATACCTGGAGCTATTCTTGGAGCGTTAATTGGTACTCGTTTAAACAAATTACTAGATGAAAAATGGATTGCGATTCTATTTAATATACTTTTAGTCGCTTTATTTGCATTGAACTTAATTAAGATTTAA
- a CDS encoding ABC transporter permease gives MNEKFACWMILFVQYLKRDWKKIIFWVGGLGVFSGAFVPAFEEIAKGNGLVGMYETMQNPAMIAMVGPTPVSSAVDYTLGAMYSNEMLLFCGLFASVISILHVVGHTRKEEDLGLTELVRSFSVGRQANSFAVMKETFLINLLLGVAIAVIMASFGAETITVEGSFLFGLSVAGAGLLGAALALFFAQIMPASSGATGASLGILGLLYILRAATDTANVNASMFNPMGWTYLTYPFTENNWLPLLYLLLFVIVLSVLSFVLESRRDMGDGYIPQREGRANARRSLLSVHGLLTKLSKGITMGWLVAFIVMGAAYGSIYGDMQSFLESNDLLKQMFSSSNISLEESFTGTIMIVLVSLSAILPIAIMNRLFSEEVRGRFSQLFSTKVSRAKFYWTSVFLATIAGIIALFFSSGSLGGAALASMGSNSDMNFGDFIGAGFNFFPVILFFIGLAGLFLGWLPRLGKVVYLYLGYSFMLNYFGGILDLPVWFSKTAIQSWLPQLPGESFDLPTFITITVISIVLLGLGYIGYKRRDFIEGN, from the coding sequence ATGAATGAGAAATTTGCTTGTTGGATGATTTTGTTTGTCCAATACTTAAAACGAGATTGGAAGAAAATTATCTTTTGGGTAGGTGGTCTTGGCGTATTTTCAGGTGCTTTTGTCCCGGCTTTTGAAGAAATCGCTAAAGGAAATGGTTTAGTTGGTATGTATGAAACAATGCAGAATCCAGCAATGATTGCGATGGTTGGACCTACACCGGTTTCAAGCGCAGTTGATTATACGCTGGGTGCAATGTATTCTAATGAAATGTTACTTTTTTGTGGTTTATTTGCTTCTGTTATTTCTATTTTGCATGTGGTTGGGCATACGCGAAAAGAAGAAGATTTAGGTTTGACTGAACTAGTTCGTTCATTCAGTGTTGGAAGGCAAGCGAACTCTTTTGCGGTGATGAAGGAGACTTTTTTAATTAACCTATTGCTTGGTGTTGCAATAGCCGTTATAATGGCAAGTTTTGGTGCAGAAACGATTACTGTTGAAGGGTCATTTTTATTCGGTCTTTCTGTTGCAGGAGCTGGACTTTTAGGTGCTGCGCTTGCCTTGTTTTTTGCACAAATCATGCCAGCATCATCTGGAGCAACTGGTGCTTCACTTGGCATTTTAGGTTTACTTTACATTTTGCGTGCGGCTACCGATACAGCGAATGTAAATGCATCGATGTTTAATCCGATGGGTTGGACATATCTCACCTATCCATTCACTGAAAATAACTGGTTGCCACTTCTCTATTTGCTCCTTTTTGTTATCGTCCTAAGCGTTCTATCATTTGTACTTGAAAGTAGACGTGATATGGGTGATGGTTATATTCCCCAACGAGAAGGGCGGGCTAACGCAAGACGTAGCTTACTATCTGTTCATGGATTACTCACTAAACTCAGCAAAGGTATCACGATGGGATGGCTAGTTGCCTTTATAGTGATGGGAGCAGCATACGGGTCGATTTACGGTGATATGCAGTCGTTTTTAGAAAGTAATGATTTATTGAAACAAATGTTTAGCAGTTCTAATATCTCATTAGAAGAATCATTTACAGGTACAATTATGATTGTGCTCGTTTCTCTATCTGCTATTTTGCCGATTGCGATTATGAACAGGCTTTTCTCAGAAGAAGTCCGTGGTCGTTTTAGTCAGCTTTTTTCAACGAAAGTTTCACGTGCTAAGTTCTACTGGACAAGCGTGTTTTTAGCAACTATTGCAGGGATTATTGCTCTATTCTTTAGCTCTGGAAGTCTTGGAGGAGCAGCACTGGCTTCGATGGGGAGTAACTCGGATATGAATTTTGGTGATTTTATTGGAGCCGGATTTAATTTCTTCCCAGTTATTTTATTTTTCATTGGACTTGCCGGTTTATTCTTAGGATGGCTACCTAGATTGGGGAAAGTGGTTTATCTCTATTTAGGCTACTCATTTATGTTAAATTACTTTGGAGGGATTCTTGATCTCCCGGTTTGGTTCTCCAAAACAGCCATTCAATCTTGGTTGCCTCAGCTTCCAGGAGAGTCCTTTGACTTACCAACATTTATTACAATTACTGTGATATCAATTGTATTACTTGGATTAGGCTACATTGGTTATAAACGTCGTGATTTTATAGAAGGAAACTAA
- a CDS encoding serine/threonine-protein kinase: MGEMTLAFIEQQYKKLDELNDKENPAILTRNISSGELFVRKVLPIGYAPVIEQLKKLSSDYLPKIEVMIPSGKHLIVYEEYINGKNLADLVKKHPTFAPSEVTRLMLMLANALTELHANDIIHRDIKPSNIMISNDGILKLIDFDASRVYEIGKNQDTVNLGTIGYAAPEQYGYSQTDARSDIYSIGILMLELLCEKNILPGKENTTSLEKIAHRAASFDPDKRYQTIEEFRTAVKNDSLGPTFVSELSDFASFENLREEPEQVFLPWYRNIPGFRTGRTWKMVVAILGYIFLLFGLFSEPLESSKMTHTENFFSNFVLIVPAFIIFTNLCGIWKKLPLLKSTSFVLRAIGIPVYIFICILISAIFNTLIS, from the coding sequence ATGGGAGAAATGACACTTGCTTTTATAGAACAACAATACAAAAAATTAGATGAATTAAACGATAAAGAAAATCCTGCTATCCTCACTCGGAATATTTCGTCAGGAGAATTATTTGTTCGTAAGGTACTTCCGATTGGTTATGCTCCTGTTATTGAGCAACTGAAAAAATTATCTAGTGATTACCTACCTAAAATAGAAGTGATGATTCCTAGTGGAAAACATTTGATTGTCTACGAAGAATATATTAATGGGAAAAATTTAGCAGATTTAGTAAAAAAACATCCTACATTTGCTCCTAGTGAAGTGACGAGACTCATGTTAATGCTAGCAAACGCGCTTACCGAACTCCATGCTAATGATATCATTCATCGGGACATTAAACCATCCAATATTATGATTTCGAATGACGGCATCTTAAAATTAATTGATTTCGATGCTTCTCGTGTTTACGAGATTGGCAAAAACCAAGACACTGTTAACCTCGGCACAATTGGTTATGCCGCTCCCGAACAATACGGTTATTCACAAACCGATGCTCGTTCAGATATTTATAGTATCGGTATCCTTATGCTCGAACTCTTATGCGAAAAAAACATCTTACCCGGTAAAGAAAACACCACTTCCCTTGAAAAAATCGCCCATCGTGCTGCATCTTTTGACCCTGACAAGCGTTATCAAACAATTGAAGAATTTCGAACAGCGGTCAAAAATGATTCGCTTGGACCAACTTTTGTCTCTGAGCTATCCGATTTCGCAAGTTTTGAAAACTTGAGAGAGGAACCTGAGCAAGTTTTTCTTCCTTGGTACAGGAACATTCCCGGTTTTAGGACAGGACGTACTTGGAAAATGGTGGTTGCTATTTTAGGCTATATTTTCTTACTTTTTGGTTTGTTTAGCGAACCTTTAGAAAGCTCCAAAATGACTCACACAGAGAACTTTTTTAGCAACTTTGTCTTAATTGTTCCTGCCTTTATTATTTTTACTAATCTATGTGGCATATGGAAAAAACTACCTCTTTTAAAATCAACTTCATTTGTACTACGAGCCATCGGTATCCCTGTTTATATATTTATTTGTATTCTAATCTCAGCAATTTTCAACACACTAATCTCTTAG
- a CDS encoding FMN-dependent NADH-azoreductase codes for MTNVLFIKANGLPAERSVSVALYEIFLNEYKKSHPNDNVTELDLFEADLPYYDVTMMSGLHKDVAGETLTSEEKRLADIANGYLDQFLAADKIVMAFPLWNFSIPAQFLTYLFYLNQAGKTFKYTANGPIGLVTDKKVALLNARGGIYSDGPMQSFEMSVNYVKNVLGHFGISEPEMVIVEGHNAKPDQAKDIISAGAKEAAELAQKF; via the coding sequence ATGACAAATGTACTTTTCATCAAAGCAAACGGTTTACCTGCAGAACGCTCAGTGAGTGTAGCACTATACGAAATTTTTCTAAACGAATACAAAAAATCACACCCGAACGATAATGTGACAGAATTAGATTTATTTGAAGCTGATCTACCTTATTATGATGTAACAATGATGAGTGGATTACATAAAGATGTTGCTGGTGAAACACTTACCAGTGAAGAAAAACGCTTGGCTGATATCGCCAATGGTTACTTAGATCAATTCTTAGCAGCCGACAAAATCGTTATGGCTTTCCCACTTTGGAATTTCAGTATTCCGGCTCAATTTTTAACTTACTTATTCTATTTGAATCAAGCTGGAAAAACCTTCAAATATACTGCAAATGGTCCAATTGGTCTTGTTACAGATAAAAAAGTAGCTTTACTTAATGCACGTGGCGGAATCTACTCAGATGGCCCAATGCAAAGCTTCGAAATGTCTGTAAATTACGTAAAAAATGTCCTTGGTCACTTCGGAATTTCCGAACCAGAAATGGTGATTGTAGAAGGTCACAATGCAAAACCAGACCAAGCAAAAGATATTATCTCAGCAGGTGCCAAAGAAGCTGCTGAACTTGCTCAAAAATTCTAA
- a CDS encoding DUF3116 family protein: MERPTEAVIYQILARTEDANATMDHLMYEWMSFPGARSFTKNQLLFAVYWLEANEFIFRSAEGLTTRYFRTTKGNVKLAEIERIHLNMTK; this comes from the coding sequence ATGGAACGACCAACGGAAGCGGTAATTTATCAGATTTTAGCTAGAACCGAGGATGCAAATGCCACGATGGATCACTTGATGTATGAATGGATGTCATTTCCAGGGGCTAGATCATTTACTAAAAATCAATTACTTTTTGCAGTCTATTGGTTGGAAGCAAATGAATTTATTTTTCGGAGTGCGGAAGGTCTGACAACTAGATATTTCAGAACGACAAAGGGGAATGTGAAATTGGCTGAAATAGAACGAATTCATTTAAATATGACAAAATAA
- a CDS encoding NADP-dependent oxidoreductase, with the protein MKAVVIENYGGKEQLKEKEVAMPKLEKNQVIVKESATSINPIDWKLREGYLKQMMDWEFPIILGWDVAGVISEVGEGVTDWKVGDKVFARPETTRFGTYAEYTAVDDHLLAKIPDGISFEEAASVPLAGLTAWQALFDHAKLQKGEKVLIHAGAGGVGTFAIQLAKHAGAEVITTASAKNHELLKSLGADQVIDYKEVDFKDILSDIDVVFDTMGGQIETDSYDVLKEGTGRLVSIVGISNEEKAKEKNVTSTGIWLEPNGKQLNELAKLLENKTIKAIIGETFPFSEKGVFDAHALSETHHAVGKIVISFNK; encoded by the coding sequence ATGAAAGCAGTAGTAATCGAAAATTATGGTGGTAAAGAACAATTAAAAGAAAAAGAAGTAGCGATGCCTAAACTAGAAAAAAATCAAGTTATCGTCAAGGAAAGCGCAACTTCCATCAATCCAATTGACTGGAAGCTTCGTGAAGGCTACTTAAAACAAATGATGGACTGGGAATTTCCAATTATATTAGGGTGGGATGTTGCTGGTGTTATTTCTGAGGTAGGAGAAGGCGTGACAGATTGGAAAGTTGGCGATAAAGTATTTGCCCGTCCAGAAACAACTCGCTTCGGGACATATGCAGAATATACTGCAGTGGATGACCATTTATTAGCGAAAATCCCTGATGGTATTAGTTTTGAAGAAGCTGCTTCAGTACCACTTGCTGGCTTAACAGCATGGCAAGCACTATTTGATCATGCAAAACTTCAAAAAGGTGAGAAGGTATTGATTCATGCAGGTGCTGGTGGCGTTGGAACTTTTGCAATTCAACTAGCAAAACATGCAGGAGCAGAAGTAATAACAACCGCTAGCGCTAAAAACCATGAATTACTGAAATCACTTGGAGCGGATCAAGTAATTGACTATAAAGAAGTTGACTTTAAAGATATTCTTTCTGATATTGATGTGGTTTTTGATACAATGGGAGGACAAATCGAAACGGATAGCTATGATGTTTTAAAAGAAGGAACTGGACGATTAGTAAGCATTGTAGGGATTTCTAACGAGGAAAAGGCAAAAGAAAAAAATGTGACATCGACTGGGATTTGGCTGGAACCTAATGGCAAACAGCTGAATGAGTTGGCTAAATTATTGGAAAATAAAACTATAAAAGCGATTATTGGAGAAACTTTCCCATTCTCTGAAAAAGGTGTTTTTGATGCACACGCTTTAAGTGAAACACACCATGCAGTCGGAAAAATAGTGATTTCGTTTAATAAGTAA
- a CDS encoding DUF5067 domain-containing protein — protein MKKWKKALLLIGGLTLSLALTACGTTEDTSSEAKTETAKAETKEKKKKDPNKLGDYQVEIISSEVIKDYEGKDAIAVKSKFTNNSKENISFMVAIDQQAFQNGTQLETTVSSGDVLGNTDKDVQPGSSLEVTETYSLQDTQNKVDIEAKELISFSDNTVKKSFELK, from the coding sequence ATGAAAAAATGGAAAAAAGCTTTATTATTAATAGGAGGTCTTACGCTTTCACTTGCACTTACAGCTTGTGGCACAACAGAAGATACATCAAGTGAAGCTAAAACAGAGACAGCAAAAGCGGAAACAAAAGAGAAGAAGAAAAAAGATCCAAATAAACTAGGAGATTATCAAGTCGAAATCATTAGTTCAGAAGTTATCAAAGACTATGAAGGAAAAGATGCCATCGCTGTCAAAAGTAAGTTCACCAATAATAGCAAAGAAAATATTTCATTCATGGTGGCAATTGATCAACAGGCTTTTCAAAATGGCACACAATTAGAAACAACGGTATCTTCAGGAGATGTCTTAGGTAACACAGATAAAGACGTTCAGCCAGGCTCATCACTTGAAGTAACCGAAACATACAGTTTGCAAGATACGCAAAATAAAGTCGATATTGAAGCAAAAGAACTCATTAGTTTTAGCGATAATACTGTTAAAAAATCATTTGAATTAAAATAA
- a CDS encoding LapB repeat-containing protein, which yields MIKLGIKISLCTLLILPLSIAPMSNNVSAEENSNVQAAQDIVNIPDPAFKSYLNSILGQPTTSDITEAQMDTITNITINGGTVADITGIDYAHNLTSVRLANTQVTDFSLLASLSKLTNISLAGSNITSNSIPDLNGLQELTNLNISPANLTNDALTKINKIPNLTYLNLDSNYSLTDIMPLKSLPNLVTLFVQFCGIHDYRGIEDFPKLNNLSAYGQNVGRSVLINSSIKSSALNYDEANQTIFVPFTLMTDRTVNFNGDLIPFSTSTSSSSTYFTLNEQQIAGSRLSIDDTGVTVSGITKDDFDAITKMEYNAVYNNPAGSYAAPPNITSYTISGGTYDHYFDIDHSLTITNDDTISYIEGDSITEAQFLADIQAETDDGTPVTSDFNSVVDLNTPGVYTVTLNAENAAGLKATPKTVTVTILAKPVITADKTITYTTDDSKTPEQFLKDISATTNDGSPVTSDFDSVVNLNKAGTYEVTLRAVSSDGVEADPVKVVVTVENGEKPPVPPTPPTPPGPDPAPAPDPSPNPNGDIDSSTNNKNTSPNHQKSTKQASLPATGDADQDTMILIGIVLAGVAVLSFRKRKQY from the coding sequence ATGATAAAACTAGGAATAAAAATCAGTCTATGCACTCTTTTAATATTGCCACTTAGCATTGCCCCGATGTCTAACAATGTTTCTGCAGAAGAAAATAGCAATGTCCAAGCGGCCCAAGATATTGTAAATATTCCTGATCCCGCATTCAAAAGCTACTTGAATAGTATTTTGGGTCAACCTACTACTAGTGATATTACAGAGGCACAGATGGATACGATTACCAACATTACTATTAATGGAGGTACTGTAGCAGATATAACCGGTATAGATTATGCACATAATTTAACTTCTGTCCGACTAGCTAACACACAAGTTACCGATTTTTCTTTACTCGCCTCATTATCAAAATTAACAAATATTAGTTTAGCTGGTAGTAATATTACCTCCAACTCCATCCCAGATCTTAATGGTTTACAAGAGCTAACAAACTTAAATATTAGTCCTGCAAATCTCACCAATGATGCTTTAACTAAAATTAATAAAATCCCCAACTTAACTTACTTAAATTTAGATAGTAACTATTCTTTGACCGATATTATGCCACTTAAATCATTACCTAATCTAGTTACTTTATTTGTACAATTTTGTGGAATTCATGATTATCGTGGAATTGAAGACTTTCCCAAGTTAAACAATTTATCTGCTTATGGACAGAATGTTGGGCGGTCGGTCTTAATAAACAGTTCTATTAAGAGTTCCGCATTAAATTATGATGAAGCAAACCAAACTATTTTTGTTCCCTTTACGTTAATGACAGACCGCACCGTGAATTTCAATGGTGATCTTATTCCATTTTCAACTTCTACAAGTAGCTCTAGCACTTATTTCACATTAAATGAACAACAAATTGCTGGCAGTCGGTTAAGTATTGATGATACTGGTGTCACAGTTAGCGGGATTACAAAAGATGATTTTGATGCCATTACTAAGATGGAATACAATGCGGTTTATAATAACCCAGCTGGAAGTTACGCAGCTCCGCCAAATATTACTTCCTATACGATTTCAGGTGGGACATACGACCATTACTTTGATATTGATCATTCCTTGACGATTACAAATGATGATACAATAAGTTATATAGAAGGAGATTCTATTACAGAAGCACAGTTCTTAGCTGATATTCAAGCTGAAACAGATGATGGAACCCCAGTGACAAGTGATTTTAATAGTGTGGTAGATTTAAATACTCCAGGGGTTTATACCGTGACACTTAATGCCGAAAATGCTGCAGGTCTAAAAGCAACACCTAAAACAGTCACAGTCACTATTTTAGCTAAACCAGTAATTACGGCGGATAAAACAATCACTTATACAACCGACGATTCCAAAACTCCCGAACAATTTTTAAAGGATATTTCAGCTACTACCAATGATGGAAGTCCCGTCACAAGTGATTTTGATAGTGTGGTTAACTTAAATAAAGCCGGCACGTATGAGGTGACCTTGCGTGCGGTAAGTTCAGATGGCGTAGAGGCAGATCCTGTAAAAGTTGTCGTAACAGTTGAGAATGGGGAAAAACCACCTGTCCCACCGACTCCTCCAACACCTCCTGGACCAGACCCAGCACCTGCACCTGATCCAAGTCCAAATCCAAACGGTGATATTGATTCTTCTACTAACAACAAAAACACATCACCTAATCATCAAAAAAGCACCAAGCAAGCTTCCTTACCTGCTACAGGTGATGCTGATCAAGACACCATGATTTTAATTGGTATCGTTTTAGCCGGTGTAGCTGTTCTCTCTTTCAGAAAAAGAAAACAATATTAA
- a CDS encoding DUF1398 family protein, which translates to MLNKQTILEVATSEKNAGDFPKVIAGFKQIGVVKYQFLVQKGIYIFWDASEKKIEAQLNGVPKPFAQEVSTEKIKKAVQQAQAGSIHFEAFIELAGLAGIALWEADLDQMTVTYMNEPLSEVLSEPIPE; encoded by the coding sequence ATGCTAAATAAACAAACGATTTTAGAAGTAGCAACAAGTGAAAAAAATGCAGGAGATTTTCCTAAAGTTATCGCAGGTTTCAAACAAATTGGTGTAGTCAAATATCAATTCCTTGTACAAAAAGGTATTTATATATTTTGGGATGCTAGCGAAAAGAAGATAGAAGCGCAACTAAATGGTGTTCCTAAACCGTTTGCTCAAGAAGTTTCAACAGAAAAAATTAAAAAAGCTGTTCAACAAGCCCAAGCAGGTTCCATCCATTTTGAAGCATTTATAGAATTAGCTGGTTTAGCAGGAATCGCTCTTTGGGAAGCGGATTTAGATCAAATGACAGTTACTTATATGAATGAGCCTTTAAGTGAGGTACTTAGCGAACCAATTCCAGAATAA